One Armatimonadota bacterium genomic window carries:
- a CDS encoding helix-turn-helix domain-containing protein: MVKSIYSNEYKLMVRLLREAREGHGITQEQVAQKLDITASMLSKWELGQRRIDLRELSLYLQACGVDIVEFVSSWQQAIGDGDGTISLKKGRPGARN, from the coding sequence ACTGATGGTTCGTCTCCTTCGAGAGGCGAGGGAAGGTCATGGCATAACGCAAGAGCAAGTTGCACAGAAACTAGACATAACGGCTTCGATGCTCTCGAAGTGGGAACTTGGACAACGGCGGATTGACCTGCGTGAATTGTCCCTATATCTTCAAGCATGCGGTGTTGACATCGTTGAGTTCGTCAGTTCCTGGCAACAAGCTATCGGTGACGGCGATGGAACCATAAGTCTCAAGAAGGGCAGACCTGGCGCACGCAATTAG
- the dcm gene encoding DNA (cytosine-5-)-methyltransferase encodes MSTVVKPKVASFFSGIGGFDLGFQRAGYEIAFQCEIDTFCNTILEKNWSNVKRKTDIKKVTAADVPAADIWVGGFPCQDVSLARMGKRDGLRGSRSGLFYEFARLVGEQLPRVLLIENVPGLLSSHDGRDFGIVVRTLADLGYSVGWRVLNSRHFGVAQSRQRVFIVGCHRDRGGSAKILFEPECSVGNDAPRRPNGKESISPFKSSFGDSVKGPIVQGLAYCLYACSARHTGTDWSRTYVTYPDGRVRRLTPKECEGIQGFPTDWTLPDEQPADIDKLDSLRYHALGNAVTVPVAEWLAERMMLYLGTQMPFEHEVVDVDQEKELLLARA; translated from the coding sequence AAATCGCATTTCAGTGCGAAATAGATACGTTTTGCAATACTATTCTGGAGAAGAACTGGAGCAATGTCAAAAGGAAAACAGACATCAAAAAAGTTACAGCCGCAGATGTCCCTGCCGCTGACATCTGGGTTGGAGGATTTCCCTGCCAAGACGTCTCACTCGCCCGAATGGGTAAACGTGACGGCTTGCGAGGAAGTCGTTCAGGACTCTTCTACGAGTTTGCGAGACTCGTTGGAGAGCAACTTCCCCGAGTTCTTCTTATCGAGAACGTTCCGGGACTTCTCTCTTCCCACGACGGACGGGACTTCGGAATCGTTGTTCGCACGTTGGCCGACCTCGGGTATAGCGTGGGATGGCGAGTGCTTAATTCTCGACACTTCGGAGTCGCCCAGTCGCGCCAAAGAGTCTTTATTGTTGGATGTCATCGAGACCGGGGAGGTTCCGCAAAGATACTTTTTGAGCCCGAATGCAGCGTCGGGAATGATGCGCCGCGCCGACCGAATGGGAAGGAGTCTATTTCCCCCTTTAAGAGCAGCTTTGGAGATTCTGTCAAAGGACCAATCGTCCAAGGACTAGCTTATTGTTTATATGCTTGTTCGGCCAGGCACACTGGCACAGACTGGAGTCGAACATATGTGACATATCCTGACGGCCGTGTAAGGCGTCTTACGCCAAAGGAATGTGAGGGGATTCAGGGTTTTCCCACGGATTGGACTTTACCCGACGAGCAACCGGCCGACATAGACAAACTTGATTCGTTGCGGTACCACGCACTTGGAAACGCTGTGACAGTTCCAGTGGCCGAGTGGCTAGCCGAGCGTATGATGCTCTACCTTGGAACACAGATGCCTTTCGAACATGAGGTTGTCGATGTTGACCAAGAAAAAGAACTTCTGCTCGCTCGAGCTTAG